The genome window TGTATCAAAAGGTTGCTATCGAAGGCATTAACGCCAAGAGCACCACCTTTTTGCGTGACAAACGAATCGATGAACAAGGCACATTGACCGTGAAACAGGTTGAGCAGGGTTATTCTTTGCAAAAACTAAACGCCGAATACCGCATCAACCAACTTACGTCTAAAGACCCCATCATTAACATTAACGCCCTACAAGCTGAGCTATTAGGCGGCACGTTAACAGCAACTCCTTTTTACACTACGTTTAACGATATGAATATACGTACCGATATTGAGGTCAGTGAACTTTCGTTAAACCAACTACTCCAACTTGAGAATCAACCCGGCTTAACTGGTCAAGGCCTATTGAGTGGGCGAATTCCCTTAACCTACCATCAAGGCAAACTAGCGGTTAAAGCAGGAGATATTAAAGCGGTACAACCCGGAAATATCCGCTATGAACCGACGGATAATGTGCGACAAATGGGGCAAAATAATCAAGGATTGGCGATCGCACTTAAAGCGTTGTCTAATTTTAATTACACAACATTAAGCGCCAATGCCAATTATCAGAGCAATGGTGATTTGTTGCTGCAAACGCAACTATCGGGTAGCAACCCTGATTGGAATAAGGGACAACCAGTTAACTTCTCGATCAACATAGAAGAAAACTTGATACAGCTTATGAAGAGTCTGCAATTTGCTGACAAATTAGCAGAGCAACTTCAGCATAAAAAACAATAACAAGGCGGCGGAGCTAACTAATGTTATTACCAAAATACAGCGTGCCTACAACCATTTTACTCACCTCGCTATTACTGACAGCGGGGTGCTCACCTAAGGTACAAGTCGAAGTCCCTAATGAGCCTATTACTATCAACCTCAATGTTAAAATTGAGCACGAGATTCTTGTTAAAGTTGATAAAGAAGTCGACACCCTACTCACTAATCAAAAAGATCTATTCTAGGGAAGCATCATCATGAAGATAAAACACATTGCGAATACCTTATTCTTATCTTTGCTGCTTTCATTACCCGCTTTTGCTTTGAGCTTAGACGCGGCAAAAAGCCAAGGGCTCGTAGGGGAAACCCCACAAGGATACATAGCGGCCGTGATCGCTAATGCCGACAGCTCTGTTAAGCAGCTGGTAGACAGCATCAACACTCAACGTAAAGCGGCTTATCAAGAGAGCGCTACCAAAGCAGGCGTAGCTACCGATATTATCGCCAAACGTATGGCTCAACGGCTTTACCAAAGAGCTGAGTCAGGAGAGTACCTTTTACAACCCGACGGTCGCTGGACCAAACAGTAATTACTTTTTCCATCTGCCCTATACTAATTAAGAGGTTTATATGGCAAAGCAGAAAGATTCCGGCTTTTTTACGTATCGGAAATTACATTTTTTGGGCTTAGTATTGTCGGGGTCTTCTGTTGCCGTTGCTGCCAGCTCCCTCAGTAATGAGCTTGGCGATATTCAATGCGCTGCTTGTATTGCTATTCGCTTTTGCTTGCTGTGCTTAACGTTTATTTTCTTACTGGGCTTTATCATTAACCCTTGGAAATTTGGCCAACGCTTACTGGGTTTTTGTACTGTCCTGCTTGCCACCGTGGGCTTGTTACTCACCGGGCGGTATCTGTGGTACGCACCGGATATGCCGACCCCTTCGGACTCTTGCAGCTTACAACTCGACTCCTGGCTCGGTTTACTACCCAATAATTCCGGATTGATGGCTTTTTTTACCGAACAGAATGAATGTCTTCCAACGACAACAAATTTCTTGGGTTTATCGCTCCCACAGCTTACATTACTGCTATTTATACTATTGTGTATTATCAGCTGGCGAATTGTGCTCCGAAGTCCTCGTCAGCGCGTATCACTGTTTTAAATACAGTTCCTAGCGATGGAAGACTATGAAAAAGCAAATTAGCGCTGGATTATTAGCCATATTACCTGCGATTAGCTATGCCGCTGATCCATGGACATTTAATACCTACTTTGAAAACGACCTATTTGATGGTACTGATCAAAGTTATACCAACGGCATTCGTTTTTCATGGGTATCGCCCGACCTCGACAACTACCTTTTAGATGAGCGTATCCCACTTTGGCTGCGGCGCATCAACGCACAATTTAGCCCCCTATACCCCGTTACAGAAAGCTACACAGATAATGTCCAAAGAAAGCTCATTTTTACCATTGGCCAAGAGATGTATACGCCAACGGATAAAAAACGCAAAACAGTCGATCCTGACGACCGCCCTTTTGCCGGTTGGCTTTATGCTGGATTTGGTTATCACGCCAAAACTGATAACAAAATGAACTCAGTTGAGGTCAACTTAGGCGTAGTAGGCCCTGCCTCCTACGCCCATGAAACACAAGATTTTATCCACGACCTAAGAGGCATAGAAACCTTCCAAGGTTGGGATAACCAATTGCGTAACGAGCTAGGCATACAAGTTGTTTATGAGCACAAGCATCGCTTATACAAAAACACTTTGCATAACGATATCAGCTACGACTTTATTACCCATGCGGGCGGCAGTGTAGGTAACGTTGCAACCTACGGCAACCTAGGCGCTGAATACCGAATTGGTTGGAACCTCCCTGATGACTTTGGTACATCAGCCTTGCGTCCTGGTGGCGATAACAGCGCACCGGGAAACAGTGACCCTCGACTGCGTTATGAAGGTCGCGGTATTCATGGCTTTGTATCGATTGATGCGCGCGCAGTTTTACACAACATCTTTTTAGATGGAAATACCTTCACGGATAGTCACTCAGTTGACAAAGAGTATTTTGTAGCCGACGCGGCCATCGGTGTGTCGGCAATCTATGATCGTTGGAAGATATCGTACGCGCATGTTCACCGCACAAAAGAGTTCAGGTCTCAGAAAAAACCACAACGTTTTGGTTCTATTAGCGTTTCTTATTCCTATTAAGTGAAAAGATACGCTCTACACTACCTTCTATTTTTTTGCGGCTGATAATTCAAAAACTGCCGCAAAAAACCTTTAAATTCAATCAGTAGGCACCTAGAAGCAAACTCAGATCTATTTTTCCTTTCTAAAATTCCAGGAAACAAAAGTTTCCTATAGGAAATTTCTACTTTTTTACCATACATCCGCCTGCGGTTTTGCGCTATCATTGGCCCAATTTCGTATCGCTAATCAGCGGCTATCAGACCCAGTCAGGATTCAATACTCATGAGCGAAACCTCCCGTCCGTTAACTGACCTGCAGAACCGATCTGCTTTCATCGAACGCCACATAGGCCCATCGCACGACGAACGCGATGCCATGTTAAGCGAATTAGGCGTAGATACGCTGGATACCCTCATTGATCAGACAGTACCCGGTAGTATCCGAGTGAAAACCCCTATTCCACTAGATACACCACGGACGGAAGTTGAAGCACTGGGTTACCTTAAAGCAGTCGCGAGCAAAAATGTAATTAATCGTTCTTTGATTGGCATGGGCTACACTGACACCATTACACCTAACGTCATTCTACGTAATGTATTGGAAAACCCAGGTTGGTACACAGCGTACACACCTTATCAACCTGAAGTATCACAAGGTCGCTTAGAAGCCATCCTAAACTACCAACAGATGGTATTAGATTTAACAGGCTTAGACTTAGCTAACGCCTCCTTGCTTGATGAATCAACCGCCGCGGCCGAAGCGATGACATTGTGCAAACGCATGTCTAAAGCGAAGCGCAGCAACCTCTTTTTGGTTGATGAAAACCTACACCCACAAAACATCGACGTTATCCAAACACGCGCTGAGCCGCTAGGTTATGACGTGATCGTTGGTGACTTAAACACCTTATTAGACGAGCACGAACCTTTTGGTGTTGTAGCTCAATACCCCGGCACTCACGGTCAAGTCATCGACCTAACCAGCCTCATTGAAAAAACGCATGACAAAAAAGCGCTCTTTTGTGCTGCCGCGGATATTATGAGCCTAGTTATGCTCAAGTCACCTGGTGAAATGGGGGCCGATGTAGTCTTTGGCTCAGCACAACGCTTTGGTGTTCCTATGGGGTATGGTGGTCCACATGCCGCATTTTTCGCGACTCGCGATGCCTACAAGCGCTCTGTTCCTGGCCGTATTATTGGTGTCTCAGTGGATACGCGTGGCAAAAAAGCATTGCGTATGGCCATGCAAACACGTGAGCAACATATCCGCCGAGAGAAAGCGACATCGAACATCTGTACCGCGCAAGTATTGCTAGCTAACATGGCTGGTTTTTACGCGACGTACCACGGACCTGAAGGCCTTAAAACCATTGCGCAACGTATCCACCGTTACACGGATATTTTGGCAAGCGGCCTAGAAAATAAAGGTATCAAGCTGGTTAACAGTACATGGTTCGATACCCTCACCATCGATTTAGGTGCTAACCGAGACGCAGTTTACGGCAAGCTACTGGATGCAGGCATCAATACACGTAAAGTAAATGATACCCAGCTAGGCATGACGTTTGACGAGCGTACAGACGATGCTCTTATCCTAGACTTATTCGCTACCATCATTGGTGCAGATCATGGCCTATCGGTTGAAGCCCTTGATAAAGCTCGTGACTCAATCCCAGCCGAATGTGTTCGCCAATCAGCCATACTGACGCATCCTGTTTTCAACAGCTATCACAGCGAAACAGAAATGTTGCGTTATCTAAAGCAGCTTGAAAATAAAGATATCTCTCTGGCAAATAGCATGATCGCCCTCGGCTCTTGCACCATGAAGCTAAACGCGACAGCGGAGATGATCCCAGTTACATGGCCTGAGTTTGCGAATATCCACCCATTCGCACCTCTTGACCAAGCCGCTGGCTACCAACAAATGCTGTCTGAACTGGATGACATGCTAAAAGCGATCACCGGTTTTGATCACATCTGCATGCAACCTAACTCAGGCGCACAAGGCGAATACGCAGGCTTGCTAGCCATCCGTAACTTCCACTTTGCCAATGGCGATCATCATCGCAACATCTGCTTGATCCCTTCATCAGCACACGGCACAAACCCTGCTTCTGCTGCATTGGCGGATATGAAAGTGATTGTTGTTGCCTGCGATGAAAAAGGTAACGTCGATATCGACGATCTGCGCGCTAAAGCCGAGCAACACAAAGATGACCTTAGCTGCTTGATGATTACCTACCCATCAACACACGGTGTTTATGAAGAAGGAATCCGCGACATTTGCCAAATTATCCATGATAACGGTGGCCAAGTGTACATGGACGGCGCAAACTTAAACGCGCAAGTGGGCATCTCCCAACCGGGTGAAATCGGTGCAGACGTCTCACACATGAACCTGCACAAAACTTTCTGTATCCCACACGGTGGCGGCGGCCCTGGTATGGGTCCTATCGGTGTTAAAGCACATTTAGCGCCTTTCGTTGCGAACCACGCCGTACAAACCATTTCAGGTGGCCCGAAAGCCGGTAATGGTGCCGTTTCAGCAGCACCATGGGGCAGCGCAAGTATCCTACCAATCTCATGGATGTACATCAAAATGATGGGTGGCGAGGGCCAACGCCTAGCGACTGAATACGCTATTTTGAATGCTAACTACTTAGCTAAAAAATTAGCTGAGCACTACCCTGTTCTTTACACTGGCCGTAATGATCGCGTAGCGCACGAGTGCATCATCGACCTGCGCCCATTGAAGGAAGCATCCGGTATCAGCGAAGAAGACGTCGCTAAACGCCTGATGGATTTCGGTTTCCACGCGCCGACTATGTCGTTCCCTGTACCGGGCACACTCATGATCGAGCCGACCGAGTCCGAATCAAAAGCCG of Neptunomonas phycophila contains these proteins:
- a CDS encoding YnbE family lipoprotein, with protein sequence MLLPKYSVPTTILLTSLLLTAGCSPKVQVEVPNEPITINLNVKIEHEILVKVDKEVDTLLTNQKDLF
- the gcvP gene encoding aminomethyl-transferring glycine dehydrogenase; translated protein: MSETSRPLTDLQNRSAFIERHIGPSHDERDAMLSELGVDTLDTLIDQTVPGSIRVKTPIPLDTPRTEVEALGYLKAVASKNVINRSLIGMGYTDTITPNVILRNVLENPGWYTAYTPYQPEVSQGRLEAILNYQQMVLDLTGLDLANASLLDESTAAAEAMTLCKRMSKAKRSNLFLVDENLHPQNIDVIQTRAEPLGYDVIVGDLNTLLDEHEPFGVVAQYPGTHGQVIDLTSLIEKTHDKKALFCAAADIMSLVMLKSPGEMGADVVFGSAQRFGVPMGYGGPHAAFFATRDAYKRSVPGRIIGVSVDTRGKKALRMAMQTREQHIRREKATSNICTAQVLLANMAGFYATYHGPEGLKTIAQRIHRYTDILASGLENKGIKLVNSTWFDTLTIDLGANRDAVYGKLLDAGINTRKVNDTQLGMTFDERTDDALILDLFATIIGADHGLSVEALDKARDSIPAECVRQSAILTHPVFNSYHSETEMLRYLKQLENKDISLANSMIALGSCTMKLNATAEMIPVTWPEFANIHPFAPLDQAAGYQQMLSELDDMLKAITGFDHICMQPNSGAQGEYAGLLAIRNFHFANGDHHRNICLIPSSAHGTNPASAALADMKVIVVACDEKGNVDIDDLRAKAEQHKDDLSCLMITYPSTHGVYEEGIRDICQIIHDNGGQVYMDGANLNAQVGISQPGEIGADVSHMNLHKTFCIPHGGGGPGMGPIGVKAHLAPFVANHAVQTISGGPKAGNGAVSAAPWGSASILPISWMYIKMMGGEGQRLATEYAILNANYLAKKLAEHYPVLYTGRNDRVAHECIIDLRPLKEASGISEEDVAKRLMDFGFHAPTMSFPVPGTLMIEPTESESKAELDRFIEAMAQIRSEIAQVEHGELDAENNPLKHAPHTMDDLVDSDWNRPYTREQAVFPAPFVRMGKVWPTVNRIDNVYGDRNLFCSCVPMEAYDTAE
- a CDS encoding lipid A deacylase LpxR family protein produces the protein MKKQISAGLLAILPAISYAADPWTFNTYFENDLFDGTDQSYTNGIRFSWVSPDLDNYLLDERIPLWLRRINAQFSPLYPVTESYTDNVQRKLIFTIGQEMYTPTDKKRKTVDPDDRPFAGWLYAGFGYHAKTDNKMNSVEVNLGVVGPASYAHETQDFIHDLRGIETFQGWDNQLRNELGIQVVYEHKHRLYKNTLHNDISYDFITHAGGSVGNVATYGNLGAEYRIGWNLPDDFGTSALRPGGDNSAPGNSDPRLRYEGRGIHGFVSIDARAVLHNIFLDGNTFTDSHSVDKEYFVADAAIGVSAIYDRWKISYAHVHRTKEFRSQKKPQRFGSISVSYSY
- a CDS encoding disulfide bond formation protein B, yielding MAKQKDSGFFTYRKLHFLGLVLSGSSVAVAASSLSNELGDIQCAACIAIRFCLLCLTFIFLLGFIINPWKFGQRLLGFCTVLLATVGLLLTGRYLWYAPDMPTPSDSCSLQLDSWLGLLPNNSGLMAFFTEQNECLPTTTNFLGLSLPQLTLLLFILLCIISWRIVLRSPRQRVSLF
- a CDS encoding YdbL family protein, with protein sequence MKIKHIANTLFLSLLLSLPAFALSLDAAKSQGLVGETPQGYIAAVIANADSSVKQLVDSINTQRKAAYQESATKAGVATDIIAKRMAQRLYQRAESGEYLLQPDGRWTKQ